The genome window catctgcaaagtggaatgcctgtattcatttcctagggccCTCATGCCACATTGCCACATGCTGGGAGGCTTGAAATGGAAAGTATTCTCTagtagttctggaggccagaactCTGAAAGCAAGTAAGACCGTGCTGTCTCTCCTAGCTCTGGTTGTCCCTGACAGCCCCTGGGGTCCCTTGCTTGCAGCTGCTTCCGTCAGCATATTGCTGCCTTCCCCCGTCTTCTGCGTCTTGACGTGTTCTTCTCCTGCCTGTCTTTGTCCTCGAgtctttctttttataaggaaACCAGACATATTGAATTAAGGGCTTACCTTACTCCAGTATGATCCCGTCTTAGCTAATtgtatctgcaaagaccctgaagATCACCCTTGGGAGTTCTGATTGGGTAATCTGTGGTGAGCATAAAtatcaatattttccaaaagttTGACTAGCAGACAAATATAGATGAAGTACTTATTCAAGTGCCTACCTCTTGTTAAATACTCAATACAAAATAACAACTTTAGAGGCATGTTAATATGACTCTCTTACTTAAGAAGCCACATTATCTCCCTACTGCCTGTCACATCAGTTTCAATTGCTCATTGAGGCTGACAGTCATAAATCATCATAATCCGAACCCAGTCTATCTTTCAAAACTTATTTCCCACTGATCCCAAACCAGCTTCTTTTGACTcaagcaaattttttttaaaaatttttttcctccctcctatGACTCTGGCCTCTGAACTTTGTTCATATTATTCTCTGTCACTGGATTGCACTGGACTCACATCTCTACTctttagagattaaaaacaaaaaaaaaattgtgaacttTGCAGTAAAGGAATCAAATTACACTTTGCACTCACAGACCATTGCCATTGAGAAAGAAACATCTACTTTGAGCCTCAATTTAGTGATCTTTAACAttgaatattattaataatttcccAGCATTGTTGAGTGGGTAGCAGGATCTATCTCAGCACCTAGAACACAGGAATGACCCAGTAAATTAGTTACCTTCTCTCCCCTCCCGTTATCAGTCCAGAAACCATCCCTCCTGCAGGTACAGCATGTTTTGCCATCCTCAACAGCCTTACCTGCTTGCTCCAGGCTAGTTCATTGACTTTTGTTTGATTTCTCATCACATTTTTATGTATACCCTCTTTTATTGCCATTATAATTATTCTCTATGCTTATGCTTATACTTGATCTTCTCCAAATTATCTTCAGTTCCATAAGAGCAGGTGCATAATCCTATCCTCTGCTGACATACTCTATATTTCCCAGTGCAGTGCCAGCTAGAAGGGTAGCAAACCACACAGAGCAAAGattgtggggaggggggaaggctGGCTTCTCACTCAAGTTCTGCAACTTGTGCTTGCCAAGTCTTTGATCCAACTTTTTACCAGGACTTCTTATTCACAATATGAAATTAATGCTTACCTAACCTGTCTAACCTACACAGTTGTGATAAGCCatgaaataaagcaaatgaaaaatttagGAATACTTTACTTGGAAGTATATTTTGACATTACCTTGTTTCTGGAAAATAGCTCATAACTACTATAGATGGGAGATACTGTGGCATGGTCTTTACACCTGTCATTTCATCCTATAAAGTAAGAATGATCATAAGCCTTctcacacagatgagaaaatggaggcataGAGACATTACCTAACTTGTCCAAGATCTGCAACTAATAAAATGGAAGTCAATCCAGTACTATTAGATCTCAAAGTCCATGTTGATAAGACGTACAGAAGGGAGAAAGGttttagacaaagaaaaaataaaataacgtGTTATAGTTGATTAGTGCTCTCACTAAGTTGTATTAACAAAAATGTCCCAACAgccaaaaaatttaaagaagaatatgAAATAATTAAACTGAGTGAGTGACATTCAAAGGGTTGGAAATGGCACAACCAGAACCCAAGCACAGGGATCTTCTGCTTTCTATTCAGGACTTTTCATAATATCTTGTGTGTTATTTAAAATGATATTGTTGCACAGACTTATCACAAGCAATTCTGACTTGaagatttttaaatcattatgccTCATGTAAAATACTACTTACAGCTGAACTACTCCCTCTATTTATTTTCAGATGATTTTATCTATACAATGCTATTTTCCAGGTTCGTGTACTAGTTGATAAACCGATCCCTATAAATTATCTCCATTCTGTCTACAAATCCCCATCCAGCTAGGGTAGTGGGAAATTCCACTGCAGTCACTGTGAAAACCACTTCTTCTTACCAGAGTTTTGGCTGATTTGTGGAGGCCTGAGTGTGTCCAGAAATCAAGGAAAGAAATTCTTCTCCAATTCTGTTTATCATGACACTAACTGGTctagtaagtttttaaattttaatgttgttATGGTATGATTTACATGGAGTGAAATGTATCCCTTTTAAGGATACAATTTAATTATTGATGATAAAAGTATTTTCTAGTGTAACATGATCCCAGTCATGATGcagagcatttccatcaccccagaaagttctctCATGACCTTTGCACTCAattccctccacctccacctcagACTAGTGATATGGTTTCTATTGCAATATATTAGTTGTTCTTActctagaacttcatataatgGAAATTATAGGGTGTGCATTTTTTGtgtatggcttctttcactcataaTAAAGGTATAGTGTTTtttccatgttatagcatgtatcagtaattATCTAATAcctttaattataataaataattatatataattttatagctgagtagtattccagtgtatgTTTATAGCACAATTTGTTTACTCATGCAGCTGTAttggacattgggttgtttccaggctTTGGCATCTTCAGTTGTGAAGTGACAGTGGACTCTTGGTTTCTAGTGGCTCTCTGCTTAGTTTCCCAGGATGTGGAAATCAGTGCTTACGGTTCTATATCCCCAAATATATGACCTGACCACCCTTTCTGTGTCTTGGATGCCACCTTGGAGCACTCCAACTCACTGGTGTGTGGTCCTGGCTGGTGGAAAAACCTTCATGTGAAATCCTTAGGcatttgtgaaaataaataagtaaataagcaaCATGGAAAAGAAGCAATGCACACGCACTTTCTGCTTTCTTCCATGCCATAAGTCTCCCCTGTGGAAAGGAGCACAAGACTGAGCTGCAAACAGATTGGGTTAAGTGGCAAGGTAAAGATAAAACCGCTTTGAGAAACTACAGAGGCTAAAATCTACACTCTTATCCTACTACACAGTGAATTCTATTCTAACTGAGATACATTTAACACCTAGCCTAGAGCACAGGAAGTAAAACAGGTGGCCCACATGTCAAAAGGTGAATTTGTTTTGAATTGTATAGTTTTAAAACAATAGTAATCCAGCTGTCAATATTTAGATATTTCgcaggtgtgcacacacacacacacacacacacacacacacaaacatacacaatcTGAGTGCTGTAGTAACTCTGAGTTATTATTCCCTTAAGATAATAAGGTAATAATCTGAAGAGTATTTTTTGGTAAAGATATTGATAAATGTGAAAAACCAtctgcattttattatttgtccATCTTCCATtaaatatatctataaaataattgGCCACATGGAGTTTATTCCAGGGGTAATCAATTGAACATGTGCATACAAAAAGCAGTGACCTCTTTGGACTTTCCCTGGTTTCTCTGTCTACAGTTGTATGAATCTTCCAATATTTCATCACCCACTTctctaattctttctttctcctttgcactTACTACATTCTAGCATTCTGAATATCCCAGTTACATATGGGGCTTCCTGTTTGTCTTTCCCTCCTGAATGTGAGGCCATGGGGCAGGAAGCATGGTCTGTTTTGACTGAACCCCCTGTATTTTcaacagtgtctggcatggagTAGGTCATCATGCATAATTGCCAaatatattaatagaaaaaatgtATGAAGAGTCTCACAAAAGATGAACTTAACTAGATAATCTGCAAATAATTAATCTTGATTATTTTTCtagtatgaaatatttatttgaaaaataatattacttgtatgcttatcatgtgccaggcaaAATATTCTATGCAGTTTCCTCATTTTCACTCACTCAGTGCTCAAAACTGTGAAGGTATatactattaataaataaaattattttacagacAGAGGGATCAATGAATAGGAAATATCAATACTTTGCCCAAGAAGGAAAGGTTAAAATGCCCAACATTTTGAGTCCAGAGCCTGAGCTTTTAATCTCTATGATACAATGTTCCTCAAAAGACCGCCATCTGAAAAGGAAGAGCATTAGATACGAAAAGATTTGATTTtggttaaatatgttttcatttctaaaagcaAAACTGCTTCACAGGGGCATATGGCTCCAGGGACTCTCCCCAGAGCTGTGGGGTAAGACAGGGAAAACCCTGGTTCAGTTTCTCCAAAGGGTGAGATATATTTCTGGATCACACTTCCTAATGAATGTGAGACTCCTTTTTGTGTGAGTTTAATTGTATACATATACTTTCTCATTACTATTTCATTCTCCAAGCCCCACTCCCCTTCTATCCTGACCTGTTCCACGTGCTGGTGAAGAAAAGTTTCCAAGGATACACTGCCTGAAAGAGTGAAAACTTTAGTAATCTAACTCtatctttggaaaaaaaagaataaagacgtATATGCATGCACAGTGATTATTTCTCAATACATGTACACGCCCTGCTGAAAAGGAAGGTGGAACACACTTTCAGTTTCACACCGCACAAGAAGGGTAGGAGAAAAAAGCCATGGCTGGTGAGTTCCTTCTTGTTAAACAAATAGGTCTTGGGGAAGAAATAGTTTTGGAACAATCTGGCTCTTCTGGAAGCCATGATtagattttgtgaaaatttctgtGAGCAAAACtgagggagaggaaaaaagagggagaaagggcTCAGAAGACTCTCAGCATGCTTTAGAAAGGACAGACAATGGTCAGAAAGGAACTGGGGCTTTACTGGTATCCTGCTGTCATTTCTCAATCTTAACTGAACTCTGAAATGTCATTAAGCCTCACAAAGGGTGCACAATTGGCTCAGGATGAATACCAGCAGCTGGTATCGCCAAAGGAAATGGGCTATCactgtttaattattttattattcagagTTGAATAAACATGAAACAAAAGGATGATCTCTGCTTTTCAGGGACTAACACAGGAATAGTAAATCTCAGTCTTCAGGCCACTCTGTGAGCATATGTAGGtaatactgagagaaaaaaaaaggggacTGTGATAGAATTAGAGAAGGGATTACTGAACTGTGTGGAGACGTTTCACTGAATAAATCTGATGGTGATTCTTCCTTGTGGATGACATGGGAGAAAAATGAGGCTGTTTTCGTGACTTGCGAAATCCATGTGCTCTAAGCAGATGCTATCCTGAAGGAGAAGAGGAGGCAGTTTATCCGCTCAGTGGGCGCAGGTACCATCAATGGCTTGCTGGATGAACTGTTAGAGAAAAGAGTGCTGAAccaggaagagatggagaaagtaaGACATGAGAATGCTACAGTTATGGATAAGGCAAGAGCTTTGCTTGACTCAGTCATTCGGAAAGGGCCCCAGGCATGTCAGATTTGTATCCTTCACATTTGTGAAAACGACTGCCATCTGGCAGGGATGCTGGAGCTCTCCTCAGGTAAGGGTCGATGACTCAGACTAAAGTTCACATAGCCCTGTACCTTTGTGTCCTAATCTGATTTATTTATCAGTCATTCCAGTTTGCAGACAACTTCCTTATCTCTGGCTGCAGGGCCCCATTTCTGTATCAGCGGTCCAATTGCACATCCCCtgatttcttccctttcttcctgttCCTTCAGTGTCATTGACCTTCTTTCGTCTGAAGTTCATTTCCTGTCCTGAGTATGTGGTCAGCTCATTTCTTGAAGTTCATGAAAACAATCTGAAAAGCTTCATACTGTATGCTCCAGTCCTCCTGGCAAGGCAcgttattataattaattaatttatttttgttaagtCCAGGGGTGCTTATTTAGTTCCCTGGCCTGAAGATTTAAGGTTTGTAAtcaaatactttttataattctctcCAAAATTTTGCTCTCTGGGAAGATTAAAGTATATTTCAGTGACAGCGGAACACTCAGAGaataaattatatgtttataGAAAAGTGAGGATTTTAAgtgggctattttttttttttttctgttgtccctttgcttttccttttgagTCAGATTGTCCACCAGTGTGGTACCAGACTGCGGACCATTCTGTGAGTCCTACTCCCTGCACCTCCAGTCTTCCAAAGGGCTGAATATGGGGCTCTGGCATCTGAACTGGTCCATTCTTGCAATCTCTTAGACCTCCCACATGGTGAAGATGGGAACTTTTGTGGACTCTGAGTCACTAATCCCTGTTGTACCCAAAGCCACTTCAGAGGGTGATGCTCTTGGGAAGCAAGAAGCCTTTTTTCTAGGGATTAGGGGGAGCCCATGCCTGTCAAAGCTGCAGATGTTTTCTGTGTTTATCAACATGTAAtgaatttcttgtttttctttcaatacctcttttttttttttattttacacccCCCACCACCCTCTAAATTAGAGACAGCCAATCAATAACAATGAAGGTcaagaataaatgtaaaatagccaaagtttcttcttcctttctccattCCTTTTAATCCATAATCCTTGAATCCTAGAGGCATTTACACAACCCACTGTGATAATTCCAACACCTGGAGTCTGCTTTTATAGCTATCACATGATACCTCCTCATGCAGGCATGTTTTCAGGGCCATAGATTAACATAATTAGGTGTAATATTTGAATGTTCTCTAATGGGAGAGATCCATCTAGAAGAAAGTTCTTGGCATGTACACTTCTGCCATAACAAGGCCTCCTCCAGAAACTGTTCTTGAATTTATTGATGGTAATTGTAGCCCAGTAGTCTCAATAGGAAGGATGGAACAACCTGTAGCCTGCTGCCTCAGGCTTGAAGTTTTGGAGACATCCTATGCCTCTCCTCCATACCAAGCATGGAACTGGACTCTATTTTGTCTGCAGAAATCTAGTCTTCAGTAGGTACTATGAAATGAAGAGTTGGAGTATTCCTCATTTGTTAGCTCATGCCAATTGTTACAGTttgtgaagtacatttctcaGGTGGGTGTTATATTGAGATCTTCATAAAAgtataagtaaaattaaattaactcaTTGCCATTGGAATTGACAATCCTCCAGACCTTGGTGGAATTATTAAAAATAGGTATGAGTGATTTTCTACATGGTTTAACTGAGGGTTTTCAGTGTTTTTCTCCTCAGAATAGGGCTCTTGGCACTGATAGGCAGATTGCATTTACCTGGCAGGTTCCAGAGGTTGTGGTCAGAGCTCCTGTTACATACATAAATATGCAGCACCCTTTGTGGGCTGTCTGGCAGAATGACTTGTGATTATGACCCCCAGGATTGATAGTGAAGACAGACTTATGTTCATACCCTGATTTCACCAATTTTCTGATCTAAAACACTTAGAAAATTTACTTAATCCCTCTGAGATAATGCATTAAGGAAGTAAATGAGCTAACACCTGTAAAGGGTCAATCTACAAAATAACCAAGTAAAAATTGGTAGTTtcttattactattactattaatattattactgttattgctCACTGCAACATAGTATAGAGAAACATATGTAGTATAGAGAACCGAGAACATAGCATATGGAATAAAGAATGGTTGGGAAACAGAATTCATATAGTTCAGTTTGCAGAATATTTTCCCATAACTCATAAATATGACAGCATCAAACCCATAAAATGGTCTAATGCATGTGTCAGGAATCTCTCCGGACCATGGAAATTTTACTAGTTCATGAAAGTGGGTGTTATTAACATCAGTGAAGAATACATTTGAAAGAGTTTTTCAGAAACTTATACAGAAATATTGCTGACTTTGCACAAATATCTGTGGTTCTGGAATGAACAAGACATTTCTGTTAACCTTCTCTTCCTAAAAGCAGATAAAAAGAGAGTCCCAGTATTTCTCTGACCCCCATCCTTCCCAGCATCTAAACAAATTTTTCTGACAACTTCCCCAATTCATCTAAGGCTTAGAACTAGCATTTGTTCTCCCATTGATTTATCCAATGAGTGGCCTTACCAGACATCTGAGATTCATCACAGCCGAAAGTGGTAAGGTGATTCACTGGCCTGTGGAAGGAATTTTCAGTGGGGAGTGTCCAGTAGATTGGGGTAAAGTTTTTCAGAGATGATCAGTGACTATTTTAATGTCCTTCATCTTTTTTCAGGTCCACAATCTGGGAACCACCTTAATACACAAAACTCCCGAGCAATGTTTTCTACCATCCCAGGTAACGCTGTTTTCAGAGAAAAAGCATTCTTTGAACCCCATCTTCCCTGACATTAACTTCTTGATCTCTTAATCTATTCTGCTTTAGCAGTAGTTATTTCCACAGCTTCACTATCTGTGTTTATACTAATACATTCTGAATCTGTGTCTCAAACCCTGATTACCCACTGGTGTGTCCAACTTCACTATTCAGTGCCTACTAAACACATTCACTTACATCTCCCATAGACACCTTTATCTAAACATTCCCAGAACTGAACTTGTCATTCTTTTTCCACTCTGCTTCTCTTCTACTTTCCTTATATTTCATTCAAACCAGAAACCTGAAATTCACTTTGGCTCTCTTTCTGCCCTCACTTCCAACATTCAAGCAGTGGCCAAGTTTTGAATCCAGATCTGACTCTCCATTTCTACGTCTCCTGCTACATTTCAAAGTCCCTATTTCTACAGTGTCCTATAATTCTTCAGTCATAACTCTCACTACATTTTGCTTGTAACTTTTCAGGATAAGTTTACCCTTTCCCCCCCACTGGAATTTAtgctttataataaaattaaacatgtcTGACTTATTCATAAGCATGGTCCTGTCTAACAGTGCTTCGCTCATAGTGTGCATGCAATAAATATTCGTTAAAAGACTATTTCACTGaagaattttatcaaaattattattattcactaggcccttagaaaaatatttatcacatGCCAACCATGTTCCTCAGCCTGTTCTATGGACTGGTTAGAGAATCATAAACCACACCAACAATACTCCTGCTCTTATTGAGCCTGCACGAATACATGAATCATGAATAGATAGGTATTTAAGAATCTCTACTGTCAAATTGAAGCAATTCGCAAATTTAGGGATAGACATGACACTACATACACCTGTATCAGTTAAGATAACATGGGATACTATAACAAAGTCACACGATTATAATGGCTCAGGTGTGGAAGAAACTTACTTTTCATTCATGAAAATTCTAAAACAGCCATTCCTGATCAGTAGGCAGCACTTTTCCAAGTGCTAACCCAGTTACCTATACCTCCTTTATCCTATGGCTCTGATATCTGCAGCATACGATGCCAAAATAACTGTGGCTAGAGCCATCCAGCTAATGGCACTGGAAAGAATACAGAGGATCATTTGTGAGAAATTTTCCTTGATCCTTGACTCAAATAGATGTGTCACACCCCACTGGTGCTTGCATTCTGTTGCCGAGAAACCAGTCTTGTGGTCATACCTAACTGCTAGACTGTTTGGCAGCAGGCTAGCTGAGTGCctaggaagaagaggagagtttcTTTTTGGTTCTCAGTACAGACACTCAGAGTATCTAGTGTAAACAGATACTCAAAAATGTAAACACAAATCTTTTCATTCCATCTGTATTAGAGGTAGCACAGGTACCTAGATCCCAATGACAAGATAGATCTAAAAATGTTTCAGTGCTCTACCCTGACAACGAAGTCTTAGCTTTATCAATTCCTGATATAGTTCACAAGCACTAGGTTCCTTGAAAGTAAATCTCATTTTTGTATGAGTTCAGCCTCGTACTtatcaaataataaatgttttatttgtcttGGAACAGTATTTCACCCACtgttatgaaataattttatccaAAAGTGGCCATTTTCTGTTCAAATAAAAGGACTTTATATTTGGAAGAGATTTAGGAGCCAGGGAAACAAGTATTTTTCCAAGTTCAGAAATTACTTAATCTATTAAGGGTGATTATTTCATGCATATTTTCTTAGATGATATTTCATCAGATGGGACACTCACTATTATACCAAATCCCCTATtccttaataagaaaaaatagctGAAATATAAtccaaatatttttacttaattttttctgttgttctccAGACTCctttataaggaaaaataaatttcttccacTAATAATTATTCATGTTTTCTCCAATATGTGCATTCTAGTTAACTCTTGTCTTTTCCATAATCAGCACACTTCATGCTGCCTTGGGTTAACTAAGTGAGTATACAACAGTTTCTTTGAATTTCTCTTCAAAGTTGAATATGATTTCCTCATTTTAATAGCTGACTTTCTAAAACAACCTCCAAATATCtagaaaacatttctattttgaaaCAGACAAAGattgctttaatttctttaacaagTGCATCACATTGTCAGATAGTGTTGAACTTGTGATCATATAAAAGCCCCAGGGATTTTTTCACATAAACTTCTGTATAAACTCTTCCTCTTATATTTATGCAATCAATGTTTGCTGCTATGAATCCATTTAGTGTGTACCTTAATTTTAGCATTAATCATTCTATTTCATATTCATTCTAGTTCATATATTCAatattcttccttctcctcctcattTACATACATAGTAGAAAGAGATCCTGAAGGACAGGACAAGggcttattctttctttcttttttcttttttttttttttttatgcctaCTATCATGCCTATTGAGAAAGTAACTAAAtagataaacatatatttttaaaaatattttttaaaaacatttaaatagaatTAATTAAGACCTATTtccattaaattttatcataggcTTTAAgtcttttgaaataaattcatACCTTAAATATTATATCTAACATATTgattattttcagaatatttttacgATGCATGGCCTTGAAAAGCTCCCTTTCtaggtttttaatgaaaatatttgtaaaaatgctGATCCTAAGATACTGCAACGTTGAAAATCTCCATTGGCTTGGAATGTGTTTCATTAGCAGTGAACTTACTTAAGAGTGTTTACAACTAGATTAGGATCGTCCTCCTAACAATGCATTTGCTGCTCTGTGGCTTCTTACGTAGATGGTGCTGTGAGGAACACAAAACGGGACAAACAAGGACGAAATCATTCATAATATTTCTTGTCTCTTGCAGCTCCTCAGCCAGACAACTCAGCTATGCCCATGGCCTTGGGCCCAGGAAGGGGACTCAAGATTTGCCCCCTAGAAATAGCCCAAAAGATATGGAATGAAAAGTCAGCGGCAGAGGTACTATGCTCAGAACAGAAAGATGGAGTGCGGTGAGAGACACACTTGAGGCGATTCTGAAGTGCAGCGGCTTTTTCTTACAGTCAGTTTTGCTAAGAAGTTCTGGGCAATCATCCTGCTGCTCCCCTTGCATGAAGGATTCCCATCTCCCAGAATCGCAGGCTTATATGGAGAGTTTCAAATTTGGTCCAATTCCCCGAGTAAATAACAATaccaaaaacaacagcaatggCAACTACTGAATGCTTGCTATgagtcagacactgttctaagaatTTTGCATATAATAATACCGTTAACCTTTAAAATAACCCATTTTAGAAATCAGGATACTGATGCAGGggattgttaaatattttgcccaAAGTCAAACACCTAGAAATTGGAAGACCCAGTTTTGAAATTCAGTCATTCTGTCTTCAAAGTTCCTATATCTTTCAAAAGATAGTTTCAAAAGTTTCCTCTATCTTTCAATTATTCCTGTCAGGAATAATTAAGTCAGGTGCTCAGGTACCATCTGGGCATTTGCAAACTCCACTCCCACTCCTATGTTAGCACTCAGTCTCCTTCCCAGTTGTTAGTATGGTTAATGGGATTTGATTTCTTGACAGGACTGAGGAAGGGGAAGCTGTCTTAAATCTGCAAAATGAATGTTTAATTAGAGAGCATAGTGCTGTTCATCCAATCTGCATTTCTTATAGATTTATCCAATAATGGAAAGGTCAGTACGCACACGACTTGCCCTCATTATTTGCAACATGGAATTTGATAATCTTCCCAGAAGGGCCGGAGCTGACGTTGATATCAGAGATATGAAGATGCTGCTAGAAGTTCTGGGATACAGCGTGGTTGTCAAAGAAAATCTCAGTGCTTTGGTAAGATCTATCACTCTGTAGAGACAATGGTcatgttcttccttttcttaaataAAGTTGGATGTTTATTTGTAGTACAGAGAAACTTGAACTCTTGATAATTGAAAATCTACATGTGCCCCTAGAGGGTGCTTGATGCTACATATCCCTTTTTAACACAAGAGTCTTTTAGCAAGAACCTGGTGTGACTTTTAATTGGGAAGTGTTCTATTAATTCAATAATCCCCCCCCCTTTATTAGAAATCCTTGAATGACTTTCTCTCATCCTTTTCTTCAGCTTTCTCCAAACTGATATGTTTTCCATTCCAT of Cynocephalus volans isolate mCynVol1 chromosome 4, mCynVol1.pri, whole genome shotgun sequence contains these proteins:
- the CASP1 gene encoding caspase-1; protein product: MADAILKEKRRQFIRSVGAGTINGLLDELLEKRVLNQEEMEKVRHENATVMDKARALLDSVIRKGPQACQICILHICENDCHLAGMLELSSGPQSGNHLNTQNSRAMFSTIPAPQPDNSAMPMALGPGRGLKICPLEIAQKIWNEKSAAEIYPIMERSVRTRLALIICNMEFDNLPRRAGADVDIRDMKMLLEVLGYSVVVKENLSALDMDAELKTFAARPEHHTSDSTFVVLMSHGIRDGICGTKYSEQVPDVLKVDTIFQILNTWHCRSLKDKPKVIIIQACRGENPGVVWLKDAVGNSENRSSLALEDFEDDAIKKAHIEKDFIAFCSSTPDNVSWRHPTQGSVFIMRLIEKLQEHAWSCDLETIFRKVRLSFELPDSKAQMPTTERVTLTRYFYLFPGH